In the genome of Lycorma delicatula isolate Av1 chromosome 8, ASM4794821v1, whole genome shotgun sequence, one region contains:
- the LOC142329482 gene encoding uncharacterized protein LOC142329482 — MIYQNVRGLRTKQDEIFASLIDFHFDVVALTETWLSDEHCDVNLFPDCYHVFRADRDYAASLLQRGGGSAILVKSSIRCDFNVSGVCWSTRSLPANIGFYAKYKARSVFDFVDMMNLDDFTHESTDPSFCNNGLDLILTNCRIFTRAAEALVCPYKFHPPFEIGFLEVATVDVAETGLDLRYDRGDYRALYDDVRFADWCNVLLTVDLEESVMGFQKIITAAIDKHVPAFRPKSTKFPPWFNRNIVNLLKRKKAAHRRFKSSGLSDDYFLFSRLRRDVKYAIADARVVWARTCESDLCSNPRNFWKYISRQKSNYVRTPAPIVDGRTISDPWLSCQYFGEYVQSVYQDFPTQSTSGGACINNHRIHDIPMVSSSDVSGAIGILNARSAVGLDRIPAFVIKDVDKNLSRFGGVCGLIRKTLGKEVRQETQL; from the exons ATGATCTACCAGAATGTTCGTGGTTTGAGGACTAAGCAGGATGAAATTTTCGCGTCCTTGATTGATTTTCACTTCGACGTGGTTGCCTTGACTGAGACTTGGCTTAGCGATGAGCACTGTGATGTCAATCTGTTTCCAGACTGTTACCATGTTTTTCGGGCTGACCGGGATTATGCTGCTTCTTTACTTCAGCGTGGTGGTGGTTCAGCTATTCTTGTAAAATCAAGCATTAGGT GCGATTTTAATGTATCTGGAGTGTGCTGGTCTACTAGAAGTCTTCCTGCAAATATTGGGTTTTATGCTAAATATAAAGCACGatcggtttttgattttgttgacaTGATGAACTTGGACGATTTTACACATGAATCAACGGATCCTTCCTTCTGTAATAAtggtttggatttaattttgactaactgCAGGATTTTCACTAGAGCTGCTGAGGCTCTTGTTTGCCCTTATAAGTTCCATCCTCCGTTTGAAATTGGGTTCCTTGAAGTCGCAACCGTTGATGTGGCGGAAACGGGCCTGGATTTACGCTATGATCGTGGTGACTATCGTGCGTTGTATGACGATGTGAGGTTTGCTGATTGGTGTAATGTTCTCTTGACCGTCGATTTGGAGGAATCTGTTATGggttttcagaaaataattactgCAGCGATTGATAAACATGTTCCTGCATTTCGTCCTAAGTCAACCAAATTTCCACCTTGGTTCAATAGGAACATTGTTAATCTTCTCAAGAGGAAGAAGGCTGCTCATCGCAGGTTTAAATCTTCTGGTCTGTCGgatgattatttcttattttctcggCTGCGTAGAGATGTTAAGTATGCGATAGCGGATGCCAGAGTGGTTTGGGCTCGGACGTGTGAATCTGACCTTTGTTCTAATCCTaggaatttttggaaatatatttctcgACAGAAGTCTAACTATGTAAGGACTCCAGCCCCTATTGTCGATGGGCGGACTATTTCTGATCCTTGGTTGAGTTGTCAGTATTTTGGTGAATATGTTCAATCAGTATACCAGGACTTTCCTACGCAGTCTACGTCTGGTGGCGCCTGTATCAACAACCATCGGATTCATGACATTCCGATGGTTTCATCTTCTGACGTATCCGGTGCTATAGGAATTCTTAACGCTAGATCGGCGGTCGGCTTGGATCGGATTCCTGCGTTTGTTATCAAAG